The Deltaproteobacteria bacterium region ATTTCCTCGGCGCAGCGCAGCATGAGCCCTTCTACCGCATCGAGGGTCGTAGAGGCTTCGGCCAAGGCTATCTGGGCGCTAGCCATTCCTTGTTGCGGTGTCCCGCCCGTCATGTAGACAGGTACACGGGTCTGCAGCCCCTGCTGAAAATGGGTAATGGCCGTGCGCGCAGACCCGATGGCTGCCGGCACCAACGCGATACCAAGGGTAGGAATGAACGGCAGCCGATATAACGGGCCAGAATTGAGTGTGTAGCCGGGACACTCATCAGTTCGTTGCGAGCGCTCCAACCAGAACACTCGGTGACGAGGCACAAACGCCTCCTCAACCACGATCGTATTGCTATCTGTCCCCTGCATACCGACGACATGCCATTGATCATCGACGCGGTAATCCGTCTTCGGCACGAAGAACATCGTCCATTCGGGATTCCCGCCCTGCTCAGGAGTCACCTGCGCACCAACCGCGACCCAATCGCTACACCAGAGCCCACTTAAAAAACTCCACCGCCCACTGAGCCGGTAGCCCCCGGCAACTGCTTGGACTTTCCCCACAGGAGCAAAAGAGTCCGCCATCAGCACCGTGGAATCCTTACCCCAGATCTCGTGCTGCAATTCCGGCTCCACATACCCGATCCAGAAATTATGGACTCCGAGAATGCAATACACCCATCCGGTTGAGGTATCCCCCTTAGCAATCTCAGTCGCTACGCGCACGAAGGTGCCTAGGTCCATCTCGTAGCCGCCCCAATGGGCTGGCTGCAGGATGCGAAGCAACCCCGACTCTTTCATGGCGGACATTAAGTCGTCAGGCAGTCGCCGTTGTTGGTCGATAGCGTGCGTGCGTTCAGCCGCGAGTTGCGCTATGCCACGGGCTCGCTCCAGCAGAGCAGCTAAAGTCCTCTCAGTCGGTCGGTTCTCTGACATACGCTTCTCCACATGATTCATTTCCATGATTTGCGGGCTCAATCTGGACTCGGGTAACCTTCGGCCTCTTCTCAGATCAGGCTTTTGTCACCAGTAGGTCAGCACCACTATACTGAATCTCGACTACATAACCATCGGGATCGGCAATATACGCATGCACTACGAGCCCCCCGTACTCGCACTGCGACACGAGCCGACCACTGTTGCGCAAAACCGTGAGCAAGAACGTTGTCGCTAGGTGGCGAAGGTGAGCAACGGAGGCCAGAATCACTCACCCGCATGGTATTGTCAACGTGTCAGGTACCCTGACTGCAGCAAAGGTCCATACAGCTTTGCCTTGACAGGCCCATGCGCTGCGTTCTATGGAAGGGCTGAGACGATATGCGCAGCCAAGACAGGAGGGACTACCTATGAGTACCGTTGGCAAAGGTCAGTATGAATATGAAGTCATCGAAAAATGGGGATCACTTCCCAGCGGCTGGAGCTTTGGGCCGGTCAGCGCCATTGCCGCCGATTCTCACGACCGGATCTATGCCTTCCAGCGCAAGGACCCACCGGTGTTAGTCTTCGATCGCGAAGGGAACTATCTCAATGCGTGGGGCAGCAGTGCAATCAGAGATCCCCATGGCATCTATATCGGTCCCGACGACAGTGTCTACCTTACCGATCGCGATGATCACGTCGCACTGAAATTCACGCTTGATGGTCGTCCACTTTCTATTCTGGGAGAGCGGGGAACACATTCGGATACGGGGTGCGAGGAGGATGGTGCGCTCGTGCCACACGCGGCTGGTCCGTTCAATAAACCGACGGAGATGGTCGTGCATCCCTCCGGCGAGGTGTATGTGACTGATGGCTACCGCAATAGTCGCGTCCATCGTTTCTCTGCTGATGGCAGACTACTCGATTCGTGGGGGACGCCCGGTAAAACCGCGCCGGGAGAGTTTCATTTGCCCCACAGCCTGTGGATTGACCCGCAGGGCACGGTCTACGTGTGCGACCGCGAAAACAACCGGATTCAAGTCTTTACCGCGACTGGGCAGTACCTGACGCAGTGGACCGATATCCATCGCCCGACGGACATCTATATGGACGCCCAGGACATCGTCTATATCAGCGATCTCAAACCGGCTGTGACCATCATGAACAAACAGGGGCACGTAATCGCACGGTGGGATTCACCAATGGGTCATGGTCTGTGGGTGGACTCCGTGGGAGACATTTACCTGGCCGATGTTCTGGGGAAAGGCATTACCAAGTACGTGCGCAAGCACTAAACCCGGATGGTGCAACGTCGTGGCGGATGACGATGAGGTCGCACCGTGAGACAAAAGCATGAAACCACTCAACGTACTGATACTGGGTGCGGTCGGCGAACGCCCGCTTGAGGAGATCGCTGCCGTTGATCCCGCCCTCCATGTTATTGATGCCCGGGGCGTGTTCGAGGTGGAATATGCGCAGACCTGGCCTGCGGAAACCGTACACCGCTATGTGCCTCAGGCGCTCATTACGCAAAGCACGACCACGCGCGCAGCACGTGATGGGTTGTTAGCCAGCGCCGACGTGATCTGTCTGCGGTTCC contains the following coding sequences:
- a CDS encoding acyl-CoA dehydrogenase family protein produces the protein MSENRPTERTLAALLERARGIAQLAAERTHAIDQQRRLPDDLMSAMKESGLLRILQPAHWGGYEMDLGTFVRVATEIAKGDTSTGWVYCILGVHNFWIGYVEPELQHEIWGKDSTVLMADSFAPVGKVQAVAGGYRLSGRWSFLSGLWCSDWVAVGAQVTPEQGGNPEWTMFFVPKTDYRVDDQWHVVGMQGTDSNTIVVEEAFVPRHRVFWLERSQRTDECPGYTLNSGPLYRLPFIPTLGIALVPAAIGSARTAITHFQQGLQTRVPVYMTGGTPQQGMASAQIALAEASTTLDAVEGLMLRCAEEITALYSHERRLPTEQERMRYYAWRSYMVRQATRVVDRLFELSGGRALYLHHPLQRIWRDVHATSQHLGLQFEFAMESYGRTLVGLPSGSLM